The following proteins come from a genomic window of Salvia hispanica cultivar TCC Black 2014 chromosome 4, UniMelb_Shisp_WGS_1.0, whole genome shotgun sequence:
- the LOC125224054 gene encoding uncharacterized protein LOC125224054, producing MAIANRAGNQGNEITVEEFKRWLKKFDADRDGRISVEELRQAIRAAGGWWFCTRKAKRGVKMADKNLNGAIDDYEINNLVDFAQHYLGVRITT from the coding sequence ATGGCGATAGCAAATCGTGCAGGCAATCAAGGAAACGAGATCACGGTGGAAGAGTTCAAACGATGGCTGAAGAAGTTCGACGCCGACAGAGACGGCCGGATAAGCGTGGAGGAGCTCCGGCAGGCGATCCGCGCCGCTGGGGGATGGTGGTTCTGCACCCGGAAGGCGAAGCGCGGTGTCAAGATGGCCGACAAGAACCTCAACGGCGCCATCGACGATTACGAGATTAATAATCTCGTCGATTTTGCACAACATTATCTAGGTGTAAGAATAACTACTTAA
- the LOC125220834 gene encoding glycine-rich cell wall structural protein 1.0-like, whose product MNHNNESESEAAQWISNFTRYTVGCGWGRWARGLTSLGISDGDDGRSAGGGNRGGMSWGMPGGGQGNGGEGYAPDAAADDASDDGDDASLAGRDASRDAGVTGGGGDTVYGPSLDFFTASSHTST is encoded by the coding sequence atgaatcacaacaacgagtccgaGTCCGAGGCGGCACAGTGGATCTCGAACTTCACTCGGTACACCGTTGGATGCGGATGGGGCCGATGGGCCCGGGGTTTAACGTCCCTTGGAATCAgcgatggggatgatggccggAGCGCAGGGGGTGGGAACCGGGGGGGGATGTCGTGGGGTATGCCGGGCGGCGGACAGGGCAACGGCGGGGAGGGGTATGCCCCCGATGCAGCAGCAGATGATGCatcagatgatggggatgatgccTCTTTGGCAGGGAGGgatgcatcccgggatgcagggGTCACCGGAGGGGGGGGGGACACGGTCTATGGTCCCTCTCTGGATTTTTttacggcttcgtctcacacgtcgacctaG